The Solibacillus sp. FSL R7-0668 genome includes the window ATTAAGAGTTCCTGGGGCAACGGCGTAATTGAAAGTGAGGTAAATTTGATGCATAGTTTAGAGCATCGAGTATTAGCATATATGAAAGAGCATCAGCTCGTACAGCCAGGTGATAAATTATTGATAGCTTGTTCGGGAGGCGTTGATTCAATGGCGCTTCTCTCTTTTTTTCAACGTTTTCGCCATTATTTTCAGGTGGAAATCGCGGCTGCGCATGTGGATCATATGCTGCGCGGAGACGTTTCGGCACAAGACCGTTTATTTGTCGAGCAGTATTGTCGGGATTTTGAAATACCCGTCTATAGCTGTGCCATTCCCATTGCCGATATTTATGAACAAGAGGGGGGCAACACACAAGCAATTTGTCGTCGAGAACGCTACCGATTTTTTGAGCAGCTTATGCAAGAGTTAGGCTTTACGAAACTTGTCACAGCACATCATGCAGATGACCAATTAGAGTCGATGCTCATGGCGTTGACAAAGGCAAGCTCATTAAATGGCTTAAAGGGAATTTTACCCATTCGTTCATTTGCACAACAATTTGTTATTCGTCCATTTTTAGCGGTTACAAAAGCACAAATAGGGGAATATTTACATAACGAGGGACTTACGTATCGAGAAGATGCGAGCAATGCAAAAGATGTGTATACTCGAAATCGTTTTCGCCATCATATTGTCCCTTTATTCAAGCAGGAAAATGCATCAGTGTCAGAGCATGCTGTTCAGATTTCGCAGCAATTAGTTGAGGATGATTTCTTATTAATGGAACTTGCGCAGGAGCGTTTTTTCCGTCTTTTTGAAAGAATTGATACAAATTGTTATAAAGTGTTGGTTTCTAAGCTACAAAGCGAACCACTTGCTTTACAAAGAAGGTTCATTTTAATACTATTAAATTATCTTTATAACGATTCAAATACGATTCAAAGTTATACCCTTTGTACGACGATTTTAGCGTTATTTGATACATCTGACGGCAGTCGTTCTGTCGATTTACCTGAGAATTTTATTGCACGTCGTCATTACGATGAAGTTGTATTCGAACAAAAGCGAGAAAATACTTCACTTGCACCACAACAACTGACATTTAACAGATGGTATACATTTGGACATATTCGAGTGTTTGTTGGGGAGCTTGCACAATGCGATGAGGCATTTTTACAACAGCATCAGCCAAAATACTTCACGGCTTCTTCAATGGCACTGCCACTCGTTGTAAGAGCTCCTAAAAAAGGAGATCGTCTTGCACTACAAGGCATGCAACAAAAGAAAAAAGTATCACGCCTATTTATTGATGACAAGATTCCTTTTGTAAAAAGAGCTAATTGGCCGTTAGTAGTGGATTCAAATGACGAGCCGGTAGCATTATTAGCTGTACGCGTAAACAATAAATTTTCCAACGTAAAGTCGGCCAAGCATGATTGTGTGCTTGTTGTGGAAAGCGATGAACGTTGTTAGAAAGTTGAAACAATCTAAGGAGGAATCTACCCATGATTCAAAATGATATTGAAAAAATAATGATTTCAGAAGAACAGATCCAAGAGCGTATTAAAGAACTAGGCGCACAATTAACAGAAGAGTACAAAGATAGCTTTCCGTTAGCAGTAGGTGTATTAAAAGGGGCCATGCCTTTCATGACCGATTTAATGAAGCGCTTTGATTCTTATATTGAGTTAGACTTTATGGATGTCACTTCATATGGGAATGCAACCGTTTCTTCTGGTGAAGTAAAGATTTTAAAAGACTTAAATACAAGTGTTGAAGGCCGCGATGTAATGATTATCGAGGATATTATTGATAGTGGTTTAACATTAAGCTATTTAGTTGATCTATTTAAGTACCGTAAAGCAAAATCAATTAAAATCGTAACATTATTAGATAAGCCATCTGGTCGTAAAGTAAATTTAGAAGCAGATGTTGTTGGTTTCCAAGTACCAGACGGATTTGTAGTAGGCTACGGTCTAGATTACGCAGAAAAATATCGTAACTTACCATACATCGGGATTTTAAAACGCGAAGTATATTCATTTTAATCAATTGGGCAAATTGGGAGGCAAAATTGATAATTGAGCGGATTTTGTCATAATTCGCATGAACATTTAAAATGTTAGGTGCTTTTCGTTGTATGAATTTTTCAACGTATGTTAAGATTTTACTTATAGTTTTTCTGTAATGTTGTGAGGAGGCTGGGGATGAATCGAATATTTCGATACACCATATTTTATTTACTAATATTTCTCGTGATTATCGGGATTTTTGGAACATTTAATAGTGGTAAAAAGACAACTGAAAACCTAGATTATCATGCATTTTTCGAGGCATTAGAGGATGAGAAGGTAGAAAAAATCTCTATACAGCCTGAACGAGGCGTGTATAAAATCGTAGGTGAAATGAAGGGCGCAAAAGATGGTGAAACATTTACAGTAAACATTCTGCAAAATGACCAAACTTCTGTAGATCGCATCAACCAAATTCAAGAGGGTAAATACCCGGATGTTAAGGTACAAGAAGCGGCCCAAACAAGTGGATTCGTAACTTTCCTTACGAGCATCATTCCATTTGTCATTATTATTATTCTGTTCTTCTTCTTATTAAGCCAATCGCAAGGCGGCGGTAATAAGGTGATGAACTTCGGTAAATCAAAAGCTAAGCTATTTGATGACTCGAAGAAAAAGGTGCGCTTCAACGATGTAGCGGGTGCTGATGAAGAAAAGCAAGAGCTTGTTGAAGTAGTCGATTTCTTAAAAGATCACCGCAAATTTACAGATATCGGTGCACGTATTCCTAAAGGGATTCTACTTGTAGGTCCTCCAGGTACGGGTAAAACATTACTT containing:
- the tilS gene encoding tRNA lysidine(34) synthetase TilS — its product is MHSLEHRVLAYMKEHQLVQPGDKLLIACSGGVDSMALLSFFQRFRHYFQVEIAAAHVDHMLRGDVSAQDRLFVEQYCRDFEIPVYSCAIPIADIYEQEGGNTQAICRRERYRFFEQLMQELGFTKLVTAHHADDQLESMLMALTKASSLNGLKGILPIRSFAQQFVIRPFLAVTKAQIGEYLHNEGLTYREDASNAKDVYTRNRFRHHIVPLFKQENASVSEHAVQISQQLVEDDFLLMELAQERFFRLFERIDTNCYKVLVSKLQSEPLALQRRFILILLNYLYNDSNTIQSYTLCTTILALFDTSDGSRSVDLPENFIARRHYDEVVFEQKRENTSLAPQQLTFNRWYTFGHIRVFVGELAQCDEAFLQQHQPKYFTASSMALPLVVRAPKKGDRLALQGMQQKKKVSRLFIDDKIPFVKRANWPLVVDSNDEPVALLAVRVNNKFSNVKSAKHDCVLVVESDERC
- the hpt gene encoding hypoxanthine phosphoribosyltransferase is translated as MIQNDIEKIMISEEQIQERIKELGAQLTEEYKDSFPLAVGVLKGAMPFMTDLMKRFDSYIELDFMDVTSYGNATVSSGEVKILKDLNTSVEGRDVMIIEDIIDSGLTLSYLVDLFKYRKAKSIKIVTLLDKPSGRKVNLEADVVGFQVPDGFVVGYGLDYAEKYRNLPYIGILKREVYSF